The Solanum pennellii chromosome 4, SPENNV200 genomic interval TGTGTGTTGTTTGGAGTGGCCTAAATCAAGATTGTTgattcaagttcttgatgattCAGATGATCCAGTTACTCAGACATTGATCAATGAAGAGGTTCTTAAGTGGCAGAAGGAAGGTGCCAATATCATATACAGGCATAGAGTGATCAGAGAGGGTTATAAAGCTGGAAATCTTAAGTCAGCTATGAATTGCAGCTATGTCAAAGACTATGAATTTGTTACCATTTTCGATGCTGATTTCCAGCCTATGCCTGATTTTCTTAAAAGAACTGTCCCTTATTTCAAGGTATATTCGATTACCTTCATATGTGATGTAATTTGTGTTATATGCTATCACTTTAGTGTAGAATGTAGTGCTTATGATGTGAGTGGTTTGTTTGTAGGATAATGATGACATAGGATTGGTTCAAGCAAGATGGTCTTTTGTGAACAAGGATGAAAATCTACTTACAAGATTGCAGCACATTAATTTGGCTTTTCATTTTGAAGTGGAGCAGCAGGTGAATGGTATTTTTCTGAATTTCTTTGGCTTTAATGGGACTGCTGGAGTATGGAGGATTAAGGCATTAGAAGAATCTGGTGGTTGGTTGGAGCGGACGACCGTTGAAGATATGGACATTGCAGTCAGGGCTCATCTACATGGGTGGAAATTTATCTTTCTCAATGATGTAGAGGTAAATTTCATTGCAAAAGCTTCGTTTTCGAGTATAGCTTTATTGGAAGTAGTTGGTTTGTTTTGAGCCTAAAGAAGAATTTGTTGATACTTTAGTGTCAGTGTGAGTTACCGGAATCATATGAAGCATATAGGAAGCAACAACATAGATGGCATTCGGGGCCAATGCAGTTGTTTCGTCTCTGTTTACCTGCCATTATTAAATCAAAGGTATTGTGGAATGCATCCATTCAAGTGATTTTCGATTCTATTTGTTAAGTTTTAGCATATTTGGATGTTGTGCCTAACAATAATGCTTGCAATATGGTTGGATGCAGATAAGCATATGGAAGAAGGGCaatttgatatttcttttcttccttttgagGAAGTTGGTATTGCCATTTTATTCATTCACTCTGTTTTGCATAATCCTCCCAATGACAATGTTCATTCCTGAGGCGACGCTCCCATCATGGGTCGTCTCTTACGTCCCTGCCACCATGTCATTTCTGAATATACTTCCGGCACCTAAATCTTTCCCATTCATCGTGCCATACCTTCTATTCGAGAACACCATGTccgttaccaagtttaatgccATGGTCTCTGGCCTCTTCCAACTAGGAAGTGCATACGAATGGGTAGTCACCAAGAAATCAGGACGTTCCTCTGAGGGTGATCTTGCTTCGTTAGCTGAGGAAAAACCAAAACACCAGCGAGTTGCTTCAGAAGAATGGACAGCGACCAAGAAATCAGGACGTTCCTCTGAGGGCGATCTTACTTTGTTGGTCGATGGGAAACCAAAACACCAACGAGGTGTTTCTGTGCCTGATTTGGAGGAACTAAGAGAGGAAATTaaagagaaggagaaaaagGCGTCAAGGAAGAAGAAGCACAACAGAATATACACAAAAGAATTGGCTTTAGCTTTCTTGCTGTTGACAGCTTCAGTAAGGAGCCTACTATCAGCTCAAGGAATCCACTTTTACTTCTTGCTGTTTCAAGGTATATCATTCCTGCTCGTTGGCCTAGACTTGATCGGTGAACAGGTCGATTAAATCTTTCATAGCTTAGGGATAAATATTAGTTGGAAAGAACTAGATGCTGAACCTGACCTTTGGTACATTCCTGTAAATGAGAAGAGTAAGCAATGGGGGAAAATTGTGGAGACTTTATCGCCTCTCCGCAAACCGTTGGAAACCCTTGAAAGATGATGAAGCAAAGTTACATTAGAGCAGATGGTTGAGCAAATGCAGCATCTATGAATAGAGAAAGCCATTAAGAAATGGTGAATAGTGTTCATTTTAAGCAAAACCCCCCTCCCACTGTGTCATGTAATTTCTTTATCTTCtgaattctttttttcttcttcttctttcttttggctATATTCTTTTGTAAGAAGAATTTGTCTTTGAAACATTAAACAAGGAATTTAGTGGAAGTTGAATAGAGTATAGCAAGCATGCAGCTTTTCTTCACACACATAAATCTCCCTTTGGTTCATTTCTTGTTTGGAGAATCTCTCAGGAGTAATATTGTACATTTTTTCATAACTAGGAGTATTATAATGTCTTTTGAACTGCATATTGTTCCTCCAAAGTACATGTTGTGTCCAAGTTTTTTGACATTACACAATCTGAACTTCTTTGTTCCTGCAAATGTATGGGCAAGTGACATGTGCTATTAAATAGCTAATATTAGTATTTTGGTTTGTGTTGTTTGAAAGTAAGCTTTTAAAGTTGTTGCACTGGTAAGATCTTTATTTTGAACTGTAGTTTGAAAGGGAGTTTTTGCGTTATTGCTCCGTGATCAAGAGGTTATAGATTAATATAATCTTTTATATAAAAGTTGTGAAATGTAATCTTTTGTATAAATACGAGGTAAATCTACGTACAATAGATCCTTGTGATTCAAGAGGTTATAGATTCAAAAGTTAATGAAATGTAATCTTTTGTAGAAATAAAAGGTAATTCTACATAGAATAGATCCTTGTGATTCAAGTTTGAAGTGTGCAAACAAATTCAAACAAATATTGTTTGAAGTGTGCAAACAAACATTTTATCTGtttttcgaaagttaatttgactaaatttcagagttagattatattaatttgatattttaaattaaaaatttagattttaaaCAACTAtacgaaaaatattataattataatattttgcatatcaatataataaaaaaatatgtcgTATAAAGTcacttaaaatttaattatgacaattaaaatCAGATGAAGgagtaaataattttatttgatttccaATAATACCCTTAATAGAGATAAATTTAAGAAGGAATGAGAGGGTCTAGAATGCATTTGTCTCTTTCGTTACCAATATATCTTTCGTCGGAGTTAGAAAAACACCGACAAAGAGTAAATTTAATACAGTCAACTCTGCATTctcattaacttttttttttttctgtcttTTAGTGAAATTccatacaataattttttttttaaaaaaaaattaatgatctTGGACCTTTAGGAAATAATTAATCATGCTGGTTATCGTTGACGTAAATGCAATTTCAGCGGAATAATGGAGAAGGTATTCAtccttaataattttatatgccAACTCCGCCATAATATGTATATCAATTATGTCAAATTATCTACTCTCTTCGTTTAAAAAATAgtgatctttttttctttttaacctgttttaaaaaaattaatctctttctttttttagtaataACTTTTTACATGGCATGTTTAAggtcacaagattaaaaaataattttgtatatttgataactttaatttaaaatcacatgattaaaagtcttctttattttttaaacttcgTGTTTAAGTTAAACTAGATCATTCTGtgtgaaaacaaaaaaaaatattttaaaaaaatttaagatataatagttaatatctttttattttatccttaataattttatatgccAACTCCGCCATAATCATTGTGCAAgggaagttttttttaaaataattgaatttgcAGGCGAGTTTTATGTGTAGTACTACGTTAAATGCAGCACGCTGCTCGagtattactttttttatttattctctccatttatttttaaatgtcatgaattctttcgtagaatcaaacgataaaaattttattttattatattgataaataaataattataatattttttgtgttatttttaatttcaaagattgaattaatgtaatatatttaattttgaaaagcgtaatataataactaaaaataatcgGAGGAAGTATcttaatatcatttttattaaatatgaatattcttttaacacttgtcatttcataaaaacCAGATACACAAATAATAttctatctttttattttaatcttgaGAGTTATTAGCATTGAGATTATgaatttgacaaatataaaaaaacttaaactattaatttatgtttattagttaatttgattaattaaaataaaataactttaacttcatatatttattaagagTTTATGATAGTAAATTGATTTTATaagttaaatataaaattttaagtttcaGTAGTTTAATGAGAGAGAAAGGTAGGAGTATAAATTTTGCAGATAGGCCACTAATTAATTGATGGCCGTCCTTAACCTAATTTTTCTGCTGTTACTTAATGCAGTGGTACtaaacataaattattataattttattttgagaaaaaataattaaaatggtCCTTAGTGTGGGTGGCTAatgttttattttggtttttaatgtattttctttgattgaaatgatttttaaagtatgataaaagtatttattttggtgcttaatatattttatttgattgaaatgatctttaattatgataaaaaatatttattttagtctTTGTtcctaaatttaataaaataatttttttaaaaaaagttaaatttaattatgaatcCCACGTGGCTAACAAGATTCACCGTTGATGTCTCCTTTGTTAGTTCTACAAAGAAAATTTCGTGAAATCTAAtacttttttctttactttttcggataaattttattattttccctTGCTTAAAACAAAGATAGGTATTATGttaatagaataatatttttaaaaaagagaaaatactaaattttgttgaagaaaatgATGTTAAATTTTATCGAGTTCTTTCTTTGAAGctaataaaaagataataataatgaattttgtTAATAGCGTAGGGTAtagtaaaatttaatactttaatagaaatttattaaatttacgATATAagattataataaatattttttaacatatattaaaGATTATTTCAATCGaatgaaatatattaaataacaaaaaaagaaatacatatctTACCGTTAAGGACCATTTTAGTCATCTtctcactttatttttatacataaagaatgagattttttatatttactaatCCATAAGGTTGGAAGAAAGGCTCATACGAGACACCATTTTACATTTGATTAATTTActatttcttctatttattttactatCTTTTTTTATACCTCgttatagaaaaatattaatcaaaaaagcaatttaattaatttttatattttatctttaataacagatagtattaaataaatagtataaaataatattagtatttactgtgtactaatcctagtcctattaggattagtactccttaattctagtcctattaggattagtactccttcctatatctcctatatatatctcccatgtattcccttaacacttgaatacaatcatattccttcatggtatcaagagccagaaaacctagatcttcttttctctagttttttttttttttctctttagggcaccgattgttccctctcttctcttgggcggcggcagccatgacaaccgaggtggatcctctcgattcacttccttctggcgttaaactccttctcaggcatcttcatgccctgattcccgaaaaattatcagacataaattaccctacatggaaaatcaccgttcttacagcccttgaggccaattaccttctcaaatacgtcgatggaagcacagaaccgccgccggcagtcatcaccgccacggacaaatcagaaaaaaccaatccggcccatgccgcctggaaagccgtggatggccagatccgatcatgtttgattgcggtcatctctcccacggttcagaaacacgtccgatcctacacaactgcttcagccctgtggacggccctcgcaacacgctatgcatcaatttcccactctcatatttttcaattgcgtgatcgtctccacacaattaccaaaggcacgaaaactatggcggagtatttagacgaggtctccaccatcatcacagccctcgacaccgtgaacgaaatcattcccgaaaaagatctcgtcatgtgcgtcgttcgggggctcccatcagcttactcctccattaaacaggcggttcgcatcagtccaacgcccgttgacctggctactctctcctcgtggctaaaaagtgaagaaatcaacgtggatctggagagcaaacttcttctccgagaagccgctgttatggagccggccaccgccctcaccgcaagccagaactatcgcggggggcgtggtggcggccggcaggggagccgcggcggctacggcagaaacagcggaggccgcgggcgcggcggtcggcagggcagtcgtccgccgtacgacggtcagcagcacggcagcaacaacagcctgcactccttcggcagcggcgggcagtcatcttccagcggcgggcagggcacttacgagcgggatcgtccaacttgtcaaatctgtcagaaaacaggacacaccgctgctcattgctggtttcggtatgaggagagccgaaatagtgataaccgtgccaattatgcatctcaagccggcccttcctctgaatggctgttggatactggggccaacatgcacgttacttctgatctatcca includes:
- the LOC107017985 gene encoding probable xyloglucan glycosyltransferase 12, with translation MAPSFTWWGKETHRGTPVVVKMENPNNWSMVELEGPSEDDFLLPNDDVSSMSPYKREKVRNKNAKQLTWVLLLKAHKAAGCLTSIASALFSLASVVRRRVAAGRTDSTDNSSTENPAVKNRFYTCIKIFLWLSVILLGFEITAYFKGWYFSAPDLQLQYLYSLDFHKFANPLAVQSVFDWFYSKWVLIRVEYLAPPLQFLANACIVLFLIQSVDRLVLCLGCFWVKMKKIKPIAKQGAMDLESGDGSGYYPMVLVQIPMCNEKEVYQQSIGAVCCLEWPKSRLLIQVLDDSDDPVTQTLINEEVLKWQKEGANIIYRHRVIREGYKAGNLKSAMNCSYVKDYEFVTIFDADFQPMPDFLKRTVPYFKDNDDIGLVQARWSFVNKDENLLTRLQHINLAFHFEVEQQVNGIFLNFFGFNGTAGVWRIKALEESGGWLERTTVEDMDIAVRAHLHGWKFIFLNDVECQCELPESYEAYRKQQHRWHSGPMQLFRLCLPAIIKSKISIWKKGNLIFLFFLLRKLVLPFYSFTLFCIILPMTMFIPEATLPSWVVSYVPATMSFLNILPAPKSFPFIVPYLLFENTMSVTKFNAMVSGLFQLGSAYEWVVTKKSGRSSEGDLASLAEEKPKHQRVASEEWTATKKSGRSSEGDLTLLVDGKPKHQRGVSVPDLEELREEIKEKEKKASRKKKHNRIYTKELALAFLLLTASVRSLLSAQGIHFYFLLFQGISFLLVGLDLIGEQVD